The segment GGCATTGAAAAAGGCTGAAACGGGATTGGAATTAAAAAAGGAGGTGTAAAATGAGAAAGGGTTTGTTACTAGGCTTAGTCATCGGGGTTATCCTAGTTGGGGCGGTTAGCGTTGTTGCCTTGGCAGGCAGTGATCCCGCAGCCCCGGCGACGGCATACAGTTCGGGGGGCGGCTCTGAGCAGTCCGCGATCTGGGTTAGCGGCACAGGGGAGGTAACTGTGCTTCCCGATGTCGCCGTACTCAGCCTGGGTGTGGAGTTGGAGGAGGCGACTGTGCAGGAGGCAATGGATGAAGCTGCTGTGGCGATGGATCGGGTGATTTCAACGCTACTCGCCAAAGGGATCGCCGAGAAGGACATCCAGACCCAGTGGTTTAACATATATCCGGTAAGGAAGTGGACGGAATGGGATGACACCATTATCGGCTACGAGGTGACCAATACGGTGACCGTCAAAATCAGGGATATTGATGCTACCGGTCGCATTATCGATGCGGTAGCTAAGGCCGGAGGGGACCTCATCCGAATCCACGGAGTGAGCTTCACCGTGGATGACCCGTCGCCGTATTATGTTGAGGCACGTGCCGAGGCGGTAGCCGATGCTACAGCAAAGGCAAAGCAACTGGCCGATCTTAGCGGCGTCCAGCTTGGGAAGCCATTCTACATCTCGGAGGGGGGAGGCTATACCCCTACCCCTATCTACAGGGATTATGCGATGATGTCATTTGAAGAAAGCAGTGTCCCGACCACTTCCATCAGCCCCGGCGAGACAGAGATAATCCTCACGGTGCAGATGGCTTTTACCATCCAGTGAGCATGTCACAGGCTAGCGCCTTTGGGGGCTCCGATATGTCGGGGCCCCTTTTTATGCCATGCCATCTCATGAGGACTAGTGGAGTAGAAGACATCCACGCAATATTGTAGGTTCATCCGCGTTTCCTCGTATCGAGATCTTTAGCTTCGGTCGAAATGATCCAAACACAATAGAATGCAATAATGATTAAGATTGTCTCCAATGTACTGGAGGAGTATGATATGTTGCACTTTTAATAGGGTGGGTGATAGAATTGAGGCAAAGGTGATTTGGATATGGTGCTGAGCGACCGAACAATTAAAGAGGAGATCGCGCGGGGGAGGCTTATCATCGAGCCTCTGGAACCTGCTTGCATCCAGCCAGCGAGCGTCGATATCCGCCTCGATAGAAAGCTGCTGGTTTTCCGTAATTGGCGTTATCCCTTCTATATCGATGTGAAGCAAAACCTTGATGGTTTGACCGAAATTGCTGAGATTGAGGACGGAAAACCCTTCTTTTTACCGCCCGGGGAGTTCGTTCTAGCGAGCACCCTCGAGGATATCACCCTACCAGACGATATCGTTGGCCGGCTTGAGGGGAAGAGCTCACTGGGGCGGATCGGGTTGCTTATTCATTCCACCGCCGGCTATGTAGACCCCGGCTGGCGGGGGCATCTGACGCTGGAGCTGTCCAATGTGGCAAAGCTTCCCATTACCCTTTATTATGGCATGAAGATCGGGCAGATATCATTTTTACGCCTTACTACGGCAGCGGAGCGTCTCTACGGGGATGAGAGCCTGGGGAGTAAGTACCAGGGTCAGACCGATCCCACCGCCAGCAGGTTCTATCAGGACTTCGAGAGGAAGAGTCATTGAGCACTAATTCCATCCGGTGTGCACGCGCGGGATAGAATCGGGATATATATAAAAGGGTCGAATTTCATTATTATATAAACGCCCGACTGTCACCAAGCTACTTCTTTTCTATTTATGGATAAACCGAAAAAATGGATTACATGGAGCGTGCTCTCTCTCTGGCCCGGCTGGCTTTGGGAAGCTCAAGCCCCAATCCCGCAGTGGGGGCGGTGATCGCCAGGGATGGCGTGGTTATAGGCGAGGGCTATACCCAGCCCCCGGGCTCTCCCCATGCTGAGGTGGTGGCGCTTAAGCAGGCGGGTGAGCGGAGCCGTGGCGCCACGATGTATGTAACACTGGAGCCCTGCTGCCACTTCGGGCGCACCCCGCCCTGCAGCGGGGCGATTATCGAGGGGGGCATCTCCGAGGTGCATATCGCCACCCTGGACCCCAACCCGCTGGTTTCCGGCCGGGGGAAGGCGGCGCTGGATGCCGCAGGGATAAAAACTAGCCTCGGCGAGCATGAGAAGGAGGCCCGGGAGCTAAATGAGGCGTATATTAAGTTCATCGCCACCGGCCTGCCATTTGTCACAGTGAAGTTCGCCATGAGCCTCGATGGCAAGATAGCCACCAGGACGGGCGATTCCAGGTGGATCAGCGGCGAGGAGTCCAGGGAGTATGTTCACCGGTTGCGCCGTGCTGTGGATGCTATCATGGTGGGGGTGAATACCATCCTTGCCGATGACCCCATGCTCACCGCAAGGGACAGGCTGGAGCATGGGGGAGAAATAAAAAATCCGATCAGGGTCATTGTGGATAGCAAGGGGCGCACCCCGCCCACAGCGCAAGCATTCAAGCAGCCAGGGAAAATAATTGTAGCCACGACTCCGTTAGCTCCGTCCGCGCGCACAAAAAAGCTCAAAGAGGCGGGGGCCGAGGTGCTGGAGCTTCCGTCTTTTTCGCCCGATGAGGGGCTGGTCGACCTCGGGGAGCTGCTTAAGGAGCTGGGCAGGAGGGAGATCACCAGTGTTGTGGTGGAGGGCGGGGGCACCCTGCTGGGCTCCCTCTTCGAGGGTGGCATGGTGGATAAGGTCATTGCCTTCATCGCCCCGGTGATTATAGGGGGAGCAGAGGCGAGATTGGCCGTCGGCGGCAAGGGCGCAGAAAGAATCGCCCAGGCGATCAAGCTGAGCAACGTGAAGATAGAACGCATTGGCGGCGATGTGATGATATGTGGGGATATTGGCGAGTAAAAGGATGTTCACTGGAATCATTGAAGAGGTAGGCAAGGTTAGGGCGG is part of the Dehalococcoidia bacterium genome and harbors:
- the dcd gene encoding dCTP deaminase, with amino-acid sequence MVLSDRTIKEEIARGRLIIEPLEPACIQPASVDIRLDRKLLVFRNWRYPFYIDVKQNLDGLTEIAEIEDGKPFFLPPGEFVLASTLEDITLPDDIVGRLEGKSSLGRIGLLIHSTAGYVDPGWRGHLTLELSNVAKLPITLYYGMKIGQISFLRLTTAAERLYGDESLGSKYQGQTDPTASRFYQDFERKSH
- the ribD gene encoding bifunctional diaminohydroxyphosphoribosylaminopyrimidine deaminase/5-amino-6-(5-phosphoribosylamino)uracil reductase RibD; translated protein: MDYMERALSLARLALGSSSPNPAVGAVIARDGVVIGEGYTQPPGSPHAEVVALKQAGERSRGATMYVTLEPCCHFGRTPPCSGAIIEGGISEVHIATLDPNPLVSGRGKAALDAAGIKTSLGEHEKEARELNEAYIKFIATGLPFVTVKFAMSLDGKIATRTGDSRWISGEESREYVHRLRRAVDAIMVGVNTILADDPMLTARDRLEHGGEIKNPIRVIVDSKGRTPPTAQAFKQPGKIIVATTPLAPSARTKKLKEAGAEVLELPSFSPDEGLVDLGELLKELGRREITSVVVEGGGTLLGSLFEGGMVDKVIAFIAPVIIGGAEARLAVGGKGAERIAQAIKLSNVKIERIGGDVMICGDIGE
- a CDS encoding SIMPL domain-containing protein (The SIMPL domain is named for its presence in mouse protein SIMPL (signalling molecule that associates with mouse pelle-like kinase). Bacterial member BP26, from Brucella, was shown to assemble into a channel-like structure, while YggE from E. coli has been associated with resistance to oxidative stress.), giving the protein MRKGLLLGLVIGVILVGAVSVVALAGSDPAAPATAYSSGGGSEQSAIWVSGTGEVTVLPDVAVLSLGVELEEATVQEAMDEAAVAMDRVISTLLAKGIAEKDIQTQWFNIYPVRKWTEWDDTIIGYEVTNTVTVKIRDIDATGRIIDAVAKAGGDLIRIHGVSFTVDDPSPYYVEARAEAVADATAKAKQLADLSGVQLGKPFYISEGGGYTPTPIYRDYAMMSFEESSVPTTSISPGETEIILTVQMAFTIQ